The genome window GCAGAACCGGTGCGTGAACATGATCGCGCATCTATTCCACGCGCCGCTGGGCGAGTCCGAGACGGCGGTGGGCGTCGGCACGGTGGGGTCGTCGGAGGCCATCATGCTGGCCGGTCTGGCCTTCAAGCGGCGGTGGCAGAACAAGCTTAAGGCCGAGGGCAAGCCGTTCGACAAGCCCAACATCGTCACCGGCGCCAACGTCCAGGTAACAACCGCgatcagcttttttttttagaaaaaagattttattttattaaactaataaaaatgttTCGATCTCTACATCAAAAGATGTATATGAccaaatattattataaaagtTATTACTTTAGGATAAACTCCTTTTTCCCAAAAGCCAACATGCCACACAAACTACAAATGAGATTTAACCAAACAGACATGTTCATTCTTAAACATTTAATCTATTGCTAAACATCTATTTAAATTTGGCGAAAATGTCCATGGATGACATGCCGCCCTCATCTAGTCTCTTGCCTCCttcttttgtagtagtgaccaAAAGTTAATATAGTATATGCTCATGTAGATAACCTGTATGGAAGAGTGTTTTGATATGTTGTCAACAACAATATCATTCCGGTGAAGCCAAATTGCCCAACAAATGGTTGCTGCTCCAACCATAATTTATTTCTTCAAATATTTTCTGATTCCATTTAGCCATGACTCTAACATATTAGCGACATCTATTGGCGGTCATAAGCTAAAAGAAATTTGGACAATCCTCCAAATGAACTTAGCAAAGTTGCaatcaaaaaagaaatattgaATTGTCTCATTGCAATTGCAAAAACAACATCCTTTATTGCCTTGCCAATTTCATCTAATTAAGTTATCTTTTGTAAGTATCACCCCTCTatgtaagtaaaaaaaaatatttatctttaGTGGAAGGCGAAAACACCATAAAAATGGTTGCTCTGTATAACGTTATCATCGAGCATTGCTTTGTACATAGACTGAACCAAAAATTATCCATTCTAGTGTAGAGACTAGCTAAAACAATCTAATTCATCACTAAGTCCGATACTTTGGACCCTAGCTATGAGTCTGTTCCGAGCTTCTAATTTATTCCCGATCAAATATCTTCGAAAAGACATATCAGTCGACTCATAACTAAGAACCTCCAAAACAGTTACATGTACATCCTCCCATAAATGGATTTGAGTGCCATTTTGTAGTTTAAATTTTCCATAGCTAAGGAAAATATCTTTGACATTCATTAATCCAGTCTAGAATTATGCATTATCTGGTTGTTTCTCCACCTGAGCTATAGTCTTAGTAATTAGATATTTCTTTCTAAGTAATTGTTGTCGTTGCCCATCTTCATTGATCAGTTTGAATAACCACTTGCTTAAAAGACATTTATTGTGGACACCTACATCTTGAATTCCCAAGTCCCAAACCATAGAATGTTTCACTTAGCAAGTATATACTTTCTCTTTTGTTCATCACCTTGCTAGAAAAACCTTAAACAGTTATGGTCTAATTTCTTAAGAACCCCTTTTGGTATTAAAAAAAGATATCATGACCATAGTTAGACTGCTTAAGACAGAATTGATTAAGACTAAGTGTCCCCCATAGGATAAATATTTGTCCTTCCAACTACTCAGTTTCATTTCAAACCTCTATTCAATTATCTTTTAGTCTTTATTACTTATTTTCCTATAATACATCggaattcccaaaaatctaaaagGGTAATCCCCGTCGCACACCCAAACAGTTGTGTTCATTGGTCTTCATGATCTTTTGCATCACCGTAGCAGAATAATTCACTCTTGTAAAAATTGATCTTTAAGCCAGATAATTTCTCAAAAGCACAAAGCAAGAGCTTCATATTCTTGGCCTGTTCAATATCATGTTCTATGAATAGGACTGTGTAATCCACATATTGTAAAATAGAAAGACCAATTAAATGGGAAACCACACCACATAACTGACCATCTTGTTTTGCTCTCGCTATTAAAACTGCTAACATGTCAACAATCAAGTTAAACAAAATTGAAGATAGAGGATCTCCTTGTCTTAATCCTTTATTGGTTTGGAAAAACGTCCAATGTCATCCTTTACTTTGACCCCAACACTTACTTTTGTTACGAAAGTTTTAATCCAGGTACACCGTTGAGTTGAGAAGCCCTTCATCCTTAAAGTTTGTTGTAGAAAAGTCCATTTAATCTTATCATATGCctttttaaaatcaaatttgaGGATTACCCCATTTAATTTCTTCCAATTCATCTCATGTTCTTATTTTGTTTTGCCATTTCTACAGAGGTGAACTCCCCCTGTTCCCCTATTGCTAAATCCTAGCAACTAGCTCATCCATCTCGAGTTAGCCAACCAAGTTCAAATTTGATCTTATGCTTATTTTTCCTCCAATTTGCATCCTTAAGTCAAACAATAAAGGAGTATGGTCAGAAATATCACGGGAGAGAGCTTCAACTGTTGCTCTTGGATATTTGAGTTCCAATTCTGTGGTGACTAGAATTCTATTGAGCTTTTCATACGTCGGTATTTGCATAGAACTTGCCTATATGTATTTACGACCAAACAAATGTAGTTATCTCAAATCCAAGCTATGAATTACAACGTTGAATAAGAAAGGTCACCTGTCATCATATCGGTCATTACTTTTTCCATTGGGATTTCGGATCCTCCCCCCCAGTCATCATTGGTAATGACTCAATTGTACAGGCTTGAACCaattcagataaaaaaaaatcctttataTTCTTGTTGTGCATACACCATACATCACCATCAACACCCATTGAAAATCATCTGACctatttttttagatagatcTTAACATAATAGTCTCCATGTGCTATGGTTCCGATGTCAAAAAGTACAAAATTGTCTAAGATCAGCATTAGAGAAATTATCTCTATCTATCTcaaaaataacaataaaatCTAAGTACGGTTTGCAACTTATAAGAAATCAATGCTGGGAAAAGTTTGCTGCTATAATAAAACCAACTCCATAGGACGTGAAGCATTAGAGAAGTACCATATAAGAAATCAATGCTGCATCAATTGCTGCTCTGCTAACTTGCTGTTTGCAATCATCTGCTTGGGTCGATACAGGTTTGCTGGGAAAAGTTTGCGAGGTACTTCGAGGTCGAGCTCAGGGAGGTGAAGCTGCGCGACGGGTACTACGTGATGGACCccgagaaggcggtggagatGGTGGACGAGAACACCATCTGCGTTGCGGCCATCCTGGGGTCGACGCTCAACGGCGAGTTCGAGGACGTGAAGCTACTCAACGACCTGCTCGACAGGAAGAACAGGGAGACAGGGTGGGAGACGCCAATCCACGTGGACGCGGCGAGCGGCGGGTTCATCGCGCCGTTCCTGTACCCGGAGCTCGAGTGGGACTTCCGGCTGCCGTGGGTGAAGAGCATCAACGTCAGCGGCCATAAGTACGGCCTCGTCTACGCCGGCATCGGCTGGTGCATCTGGCGCAACAAGGAGGACCTGCCGGAGGAGCTCATCTTCCACATCAACTACCTCGGCTCCGACCAGCCCACCTTCACGCTCAACTTCTCCAAGGGCTCCAGCCAAGTCATCGCGCAATATTACCAGCTCATCCGCCACGGCTTCGAGGTAAACCCATTGACACTCTTGATCAAAATCGTGGGGGCGTCTGATTATCAGCTGACATGATTGTCCATTGCTGCAACGAATCAATGCAGGGGTACAGGAACATCATGGAGAACTGCCACGAGAACGCCATGGTGCTCAAGGAGGGCCTCGAGAAGACGGGCCGCTTCAACATCGTGTCCAAGGACGACGGCGTGCCGCTGGTGGCCTTCTCGCTCAAGGACCGCAGCCGGCACGACGAGTTCGAGATCTCCGACATGCTGCGCCGCTTCGGCTGGATCGTGCCGTCTTACACCATGCCCCCGGACGCGCAGCACGTCATAGTGCTCCGCGTCGTCATCCGGGAAGAGTTCAGCCGCACCCTCGCCGAGCGCCTCGTCCTCGACATCGAGAAAGTGATGTACCAGCTGGACGCGCTCCCGTCCAAGCTCGCGCCCCCTCCCCTGCCGGCGCCGCTGGCCAAGAAGAAGTCGGAGCTGGAGACGCAGAGGTCGGTGACGGAGGCGTGGAAGAAGTTTGTGCTTGCCAAGAAGACCAACGGCGTCTGCTAGTGCCGGCACCGCTAGTCCGCTACACACCATGGGCATGGTGTGAGCTACCGagatatcccccccccccccccgaaaaTTGAGTGAGAGCTATGATTAATTATAAGTCTAGGTAGAATGTGTGGCTTAAAATTTTGCTTTAGCTTTCGATGATTTGTTTAGTTGCGCTGCACTGATCAGCTGAGAGTGGAGATCGCCATGCTTGCGCGAAATGTTGGGTGGCATAAATATACTTAATTGCGTCAATTATCAATCAGATCATCATTTTTCTGTTTAACGTCTAGTAAGAGCTGTGCCATTTTCTTTGCAAGAAGAGA of Phragmites australis chromosome 3, lpPhrAust1.1, whole genome shotgun sequence contains these proteins:
- the LOC133911988 gene encoding glutamate decarboxylase 1-like, yielding MVLSKAISESDMSVHSTFASRYVRSSLPRYRMPENSIPKEAAYQIINDELMLDGNPRLNLASFVTTWMEPECDKLIMASINKNYVDMDEYPVTTELQNRCVNMIAHLFHAPLGESETAVGVGTVGSSEAIMLAGLAFKRRWQNKLKAEGKPFDKPNIVTGANVQVCWEKFARYFEVELREVKLRDGYYVMDPEKAVEMVDENTICVAAILGSTLNGEFEDVKLLNDLLDRKNRETGWETPIHVDAASGGFIAPFLYPELEWDFRLPWVKSINVSGHKYGLVYAGIGWCIWRNKEDLPEELIFHINYLGSDQPTFTLNFSKGSSQVIAQYYQLIRHGFEGYRNIMENCHENAMVLKEGLEKTGRFNIVSKDDGVPLVAFSLKDRSRHDEFEISDMLRRFGWIVPSYTMPPDAQHVIVLRVVIREEFSRTLAERLVLDIEKVMYQLDALPSKLAPPPLPAPLAKKKSELETQRSVTEAWKKFVLAKKTNGVC